A DNA window from Phragmites australis chromosome 11, lpPhrAust1.1, whole genome shotgun sequence contains the following coding sequences:
- the LOC133885554 gene encoding chitinase CLP-like yields MSMPKLATMRLYVLAVSVLLSMAVQECAAQRSSGDHSPLVAPLAKDPATSLYTISIKDGGAPLVIDLAGPLVWSTCPPAHQTFPCGSRECAAANGVSSPLGCDNADDGTDGGRHDNRRPYCSCTAHPCRPTTSGRPCATGDLTTFAMSANATDGRSTLYPVSFTAVGACAPDRLLRSLPAGAAGVAGFGRAALSLPSQLAARRGFGRRFAVCLPGVVVFGSTPIYLKYYPVELTATIAFTPLAKNPRRGGYYLPVKDISVVWDGVTTPASLPPRALEIDAWTGRGGVTLSTVQRYTTMRADVYRPFIRAFNASIGKPGYVKSVAAVAPFELCYDTYSLRRLKRTGWNVPTIHLELGAGASMNWMVNNGNSMVQMGDRTVCLAFVEMGPEAGYGTPAPAVVIGTYQLEDNLLVFDEDKEVLHFSGLLWGSGATCSGFNFTLAS; encoded by the coding sequence ATGTCGATGCCCAAGCTTGCCACCATGCGTCTGTACGTCCTCGCCGTCTCAGTGCTACTGTCAATGGCAGTGCAGGAGTGCGCAGCGCAACGGAGCAGCGGTGACCACTCTCCCCTGGTCGCCCCCCTCGCCAAGGACCCCGCCACCTCCCTCTACACCATCTCCATCAAGGACGGCGGCGCGCCGCTAGTCATAGATCTCGCCGGCCCGCTCGTCTGGTCCACGTGCCCGCCGGCCCACCAGACGTTCCCCTGCGGCTCCCGCGAGTGCGCCGCCGCCAACGGGGTCAGCTCGCCGCTGGGCTGCGACAACGCCGACGACGGTACTGACGGAGGCCGGCATGATAATAGGCGGCCGTACTGCAGCTGCACCGCGCACCCCTGCAGACCGACCACCTCCGGCCGGCCGTGCGCGACGGGAGATCTCACGACCTTCGCGATGTCGGCCAACGCCACCGACGGCCGGAGCACGCTGTACCCGGTGTCGTTCACCGCCGTGGGCGCGTGCGCGCCGGACCGCCTGCTGCGGTCGCTCCCCGCGGGCGCCGCCGGCGTCGCTGGGTTCGGGCGCGCGGCGCTGTCCCTGCCGTCGCAGCTGGCCGCGCGGCGCGGGTTCGGGCGCAGGTTCGCGGTGTGCCTGCCGGGCGTGGTCGTGTTCGGGAGCACCCCGATCTACCTCAAGTACTATCCTGTCGAGCTCACGGCCACCATCGCGTTCACGCCGCTCGCCAAGAACCCCCGGAGAGGCGGGTACTATCTACCCGTCAAGGACATCTCCGTGGTCTGGGACGGCGTAACCACCCCGGCGTCCCTCCCGCCGCGCGCACTAGAGATCGACGCCTGGaccggccgcggcggcgtcaCGCTGAGCACCGTGCAGCGGTACACGACCATGCGCGCCGACGTGTACCGGCCCTTCATCCGGGCGTTCAACGCGAGCATCGGCAAGCCAGGGTACGTCAAgtcggtggcggcggtggcgccgtTCGAGCTGTGCTACGACACGTACTCGTTGCGGCGGCTGAAGCGGACCGGTTGGAACGTGCCGACGATCCACCTGGAGCTGGGCGCGGGCGCCTCGATGAACTGGATGGTGAACAACGGAAACTCCATGGTGCAGATGGGGGACCGCACGGTGTGCCTCGCCTTCGTCGAGATGGGGCCGGAAGCGGGGTACGgcacgccggcgccggcggttGTGATCGGCACGTACCAGTTGGAGGACAACCTGCTGGTGTTCGACGAGGACAAAGAGGTGCTGCACTTCAGCGGCCTTCTCTGGGGCTCCGGGGCCACCTGCAGCGGCTTCAACTTCACCTTGGCTAGCTAG